A part of Rhopalosiphum maidis isolate BTI-1 chromosome 3, ASM367621v3, whole genome shotgun sequence genomic DNA contains:
- the LOC113560104 gene encoding piggyBac transposable element-derived protein 4-like has translation MPSLKDYWSVKMLYKNCVAKNIMSRNRFELILRFWHFADNDQAPESDRIFKIRNLITKMVHNFQNIMEPEEMMAVDETMVPFRGRLKFKQYIPGKAHKYGIKLFKLCGVNGYTYNMEVYAGKSQTDGRGLVSPINFVSYTLANELLEKNTHLIGTLRSNRVKLPDVTKAKLQPGQIVGKENSNGIVVAKWRDKRDVTMLSTRHDISMIDTGKKNRKNESIVKPKIIIDYNAGKAGIDLSNQLSSYSSPVRKSIRWYHKVATEVLLGTAVVNALIVYNLNTPQNKLKITQFRELLINEMLGFIGFNQSEQDQTSLVLPKTRRAKHVFIQTTLKCNRNRKLRKRCAHCYNEKTTTVGSVQACKDVKRVTTLCETCDVYTCADCFVKHHTK, from the exons ATGCCTAGTTTAAAAGATTATTGGAGTGTGAAgatgttatacaaaaattgtgtAGCAAAAAATATCATGTCAAGAAATCGATTCGAGTTGATTCTCCGATTTTGGCATTTTGCCGATAACGACCAAGCTCCTGAAAGtgatagaatttttaaaattcgaaaTCTGATTACAAAAATGGTTCAtaactttcaaaatataatggaaCCAGAAGAAATGATGGCTGTAGATGAAACAATGGTTCCATTTCGTGGGcgattaaaattcaaacagtATATTCCTGGAAAGGCGCATAAGTacggaataaaattatttaaactttgtgGCGTTAACgggtatacgtataatatggaAGTTTATGCAGGCAAAAGCCAAACTGATGGAAGAGGATTAG TATCGCCCATAAATTTCGTTTCGTATACATTAGCCAATGagctattagaaaaaaatacgcaTTTAATCGGTACATTAAGATCCAATCGAGTTAAACTACCAGATGTTACAAAAGCAAAGCTACAACCAGGACAAATAGTAGGAAAAGAAAATTCAAACGGTATTGTGGTTGCCAAATGGCGTGACAAAAGGGATGTCACCATGTTATCTACTCGCCATGATATTTCTATGATAGAcacaggtaaaaaaaatagaaaaaacgaATCAATAGTGaagccaaaaataataattgactatAATGCTGGGAAGGCTGGCATTGATTTATCAAATCAGCTATCCAGCTATAGTAGCCCTGTACGAAAATCCATAAGGTGGTACCACAAAGTGGCAACCGAAGTCTTATTAGGAACTGCAGTAGTGAATGCATTGATAGTTTATAACTTGAATACGCCACAGAATAAACTAAAGATCACGCAATTTcgagaattattaattaatgaaatgcTTGGATTCATTGGATTTAATCAATCAGAACAGGACCAAACTTCACTTGTGTTACCGAAAACACGACGAGCAAAACACGTTTTTATACAAACTACATTAAAGTGCAACAGAAACCGAAAACTGCGAAAGAGATGTGCTCATTGTTATAACGAAAAGACAACTACTGTAGGATCAGTACAGGCTTGCAAAGATGTGAAAAGGGTTACAACTCTTTGCGAAACATGTGATGTTTACACGTGTGCTGATTGTTTTGTCAAacatcatacaaaataa
- the LOC113559831 gene encoding fibropellin-1-like isoform X1 gives MRSIILIVNVFVHLICTNTQMPGGTYREGYFNSSSWLNLFPSISLYKHIGFSFRTCSGGQIFSQTQDLPYTRISVDVLRDSLLFTTFFQNKHFESKIQGDFFDNSWHNVNMIYKLGELTISVDGSQQVIANSTFNSEILNSEITTDQSILRVGDGFEGCLLEGPNFIFNSSLNQAYKVVWGHCPLNSQSCMGIDYCSHAPCMMRGVCVPRQNKYHCICQPRYSGNNCEIDNGSPCAKHNNRCMYGLCEEIKYGEDFICYCDQGFTGKFCEIELSAHVCDNNPCRNNGTCKLTSGGKSYECSCAPGFKGDNCEININECLSSPCQHGGVCVDGVNNYTCACNKTGYKGINCETNINECEINPCFNQGVCFDNYGSYTCQCQLGFGGINCEIDLNECISNPCQNGGQCRDQVGTYTCRCALGFVGRNCEIDVDDCETAVCPTNSICVDGIASHSCHCKSGYTGVPPNCTEITVCSSHPCKNGGSCGLLSNGQFNCSCTSGFTGTFCEHGNIMTRSHADDVCVFMPCLNSGTCISQGSNYECKCPAGFTGQNCEMTMKCNADPCQHFVSCHDNIGGYYCECEPGWSGQQCNQRDPGNACNQNTCAHGGTCILLAGQADSFHCECPPGFTGQTCQIDIDECMSKPCLNGGICHDLINGFQCNCTNNYMGAYCQLPFDACTKNPSPCFNNGTCLHKTSSLNDYYCKCSPGFEGTNCEVNINECLMGTCPTGNVCIDGINTYECKCPEGYTGENCSKLLNDCQHRVCKNNSTCIESPDGYICRCMPGFTGINCDQDINECKVNKGICNYGICVNTNGSYQCFCRPGFSGNNCDIDFDECLSQPCYNGATCENKINGFNCICPLGYTGKVCSIDVDDCNSNPCLNGATCIDNIASFTCLCPIGLTGKLCETNIDDCESSPCQNMGLCIDKLNSYDCNCTNTGFEGNHCELNINDCVHNPCENNGTCIDEIKDYSCKCYVGYIGKNCEVDINDCESNPCQFGGTCLEHSNVSLYNQKDNNNLSAIFHQEFNYATANGFECLCLPGTTGIKCEIDINECESNLCHWGVCENRIGGYTCSCEDGYEGVYCEIKINECERFKPCDHGTCMDRRDGYYCDCIPKYGGKNCSVELFGCQDPQPCLNNGTCRPYLFDETEHRYNCTCPYGFHGHICDKLSITHNYADIALIIGSILPILLIGGMGSLLVLLIMARKKRATRGAYNPSCLEYCNSRVELENVLKPPPKERLI, from the exons ATGCGGTCCATTATTTTAATCG taaatgtatttgttcATTTGATATGTACAAATACTCAGATGCCTGGAGGCACTTATAGAGAAGGATATTTCAATAGTTCATCgtggttaaatttatttccttCCATTTCATTGTACAAACATATAGGATTCAGCTTTAGGACATGTTCTGGAGGACAAATATTTTCTCAAACACAAGATTTGCCATATACTCGAATCTCAGTAGATGTTCTTCGTGATagcttattatttacaacatttttccaaaacaaacattttgaatCAAAAATCCAGGgggatttttttgataattcttggcataatgttaatatgatttataagctTGGAGAATTAACAATATCTGTTGATGGCTCACAACaa gtTATAGCAAACTCAACATTTAAttcagaaattttaaattctgaaattACAACTGATCAATCTATATTAAGAGTAGGAGATGGTTTTGAAGGTTGTTTGTTAGAAGgcccaaattttatttttaattcatcttTAAATCAAGCTTATAAAGTTGTTTGGGGACATTGTCCTTTAAACAGTCAGTCAt GTATGGGTATTGACTATTGTTCTCATGCTCCTTGTATGATGCGTGGAGTATGTGTTCCTAGgcaaaataaataccattgtATCTGTCAACCTAGGTACTCTGGAAATAATTGTGAAATTGATAATg GATCCCCTTGTGCAAAACATAACAATCGTTGTATGTATGGTTTGtgtgaagaaataaaatatggtgaAGATTTTATATGCTATTGTGACCAAGGATTTACTG gtaAATTTTGTGAAATTGAATTATCTGCACATGTTTGTGATAACAATCCGTGTAGAAATAATGGCACATGTAAATTAACATCAGGAGGTAAAAGTTATGAATGCAGTTGTGCAccag GATTTAAAGGAGATAactgtgaaataaatattaatgaatgctTGTCAAGTCCTTGTCAACACGGAGGTGTGTGTGTTGAtggtgttaataattatacatgtgCATGTAATAAAACTgg ATATAAAGGAATAAATtgtgaaacaaatattaatgagtGTGAAATAAATCCATGTTTCAATCAGGGTGTATGTTTTGATAACTATGGAAGTTATACTTGCCAGTGTCAATTGGGATTTGGAGGAATCAATTGTgaaata gaTTTAAATGAATGTATATCAAATCCTTGTCAAAATGGTGGTCAGTGTAGAGATCAAGTTGGAACATATACATGTCGATGTGCTCTAGGTTTTGTAGGTAGAAATTGTGAAATTGATGTGGATGATTGTGAAACTGCTGTATGTCCAACAAACTCAATTTGTGTTGATGGTATAGCGTCACACTCGTGTCATTGTAAATCAGGATATActg GTGTTCCTCCTAATTGTACTGAAATAACAGTTTGTAGTAGCCATCCTTGTAAAAATGGAGGTTCATGTGGTTTATTGTCAAATGGCCAGTTTAATTGTTCATGTACATCAGGATTtacag gcACTTTTTGTGAGCATGGTAATATAATGACTCGTTCGCATGCTGATGATGTTTGTGTTTTCATGCCTTGTCTGAATTCTGGCACATGTATATCCCAAGGATCTAATTATGAATGTAAATGCCCTGCTGGCTTTACTGGTCAAAATTGTGAAATGACTATGAAATGTAATGCTGATCCCTGTCAGCATTTTGTGTCTTGTCATGATAAT ATTGGTGGGTACTATTGTGAATGTGAACCTGGTTGGTCTGGGCAACAATGTAATCAACGTGATCCTGGTAATGCTTGCAATCAAAACACTTGTGCTCATGGTGGCACTTGTATTCTATTAGCAGGACAAGCTGATAGTTTCCATTGTGAATGTCCCCCAGGGTTTactg gacAGACATGTCAAATAGATATTGATGAATGTATGTCCAAACCATGTTTAAACGGTGGAATATGTCATGATCTTATCAATGGTTTTCAATGTAATTGTACCAATAACTATATGGGTGCTTACTGTCAATTACCATTTGATGCTTGTACTAAAAATCCTAGCCCTTGTTTCAATAATGGTACTTGTTTACACAAAACTTCATCACTTAATGATTATTACTGCAAGTGTTCTCCAG ggtTTGAAGGTACAAATTGTGAAGTAAATATCAATGAATGTCTAATGGGAACTTGTCCAACTGGAAACGTTTGCATTGATGGTATTAATACTTATGAGTGCAAATGTCCTGAAGGATATACAGGagaaaattgttcaaaattattaaacgattGTCAACATCGTGtttgtaaaaacaattctaCTTGTATAGAGAGCCCAGATGGTTATATTTGTCGTTGCATGCCTGGATTTACAg gtattaattGTGATCAAGATATAAACGAATGCAAAGTTAACAAAGGAATATGCAACTATGGAATTTGTGTTAATACTAAtg ggAGTTATCAATGTTTTTGCCGTCCAGGATTTTCTGGTAACAACTGTGATATAGATTTTGATGAATGTTTGTCACAACCTTGTTATAATGGTGCTACTTgtgagaataaaattaatggttttaattgtatttgccCTCTGGGATATACTG gtaaagTTTGTAGTATTGATGTCGATGATTGTAACTCGAATCCTTGTTTAAATGGTGCTActtgtattgataatattgcATCTTTTACATGCTTGTGTCCAATTGGCTTAACAGGAAAACTCTGCGAAACAAATATTGATGACTGTGaa TCTTCCCCGTGTCAGAATATGGGGCTATGTATTGACAAACTTAACAGTTATGATTGTAATTGTACAAATACAGGATTTGAAG GAAATCACTGTGAGTTGAATATAAATGATTGTGTACATAACCCATGTGAGAATAATGGCACGTGTATAGATGAAATAAAAGACTATTCTTGCAAGTGTTATGTtggttatatag gaAAAAATTGTGAAGTTGATATAAATGATTGTGAAAGTAATCCTTGCCAATTTGGGGGCACGTGTCTTGAACATTCTAATGTATCTTTATACAATCAAAAAGATAACAATAACTTATCAGCTATATTTCACCAAGAGTTCAATTATGCTACAGCTAAtgg attTGAATGTTTATGTTTACCTGGTACAACAGGCATTAAGTGTGAAATTGATATTAATGAATGTGAAAGCAACCTATGCCATTGGGGAGTTTGTGAAAATAGAATCGGTGGTTATACATGTTCATGTGAAGATGGTTATGAAGGCGtatattgtgaaattaaaattaatgagtgTGAAAGATTCaa acCTTGTGATCACGGAACTTGCATGGATCGTCGTGATGGTTACTATTGTGATTGTATACCGAAATATGGTGGTAAAAATTGTTCTGTAGAGTTATTTGGATGTCAGGATCCACAACCATGTTTAAACAATGGTACTTGCAGACCATATTTGTTTGATGAGACCGAACATCGCTATAATTGTACTTGTCCATATGGATTTCATGGACATATATGTGATAAG CTGTCTATCACTCACAACTATGCAGATATAGCTTTAATTATCGGCTCAATATTACCTATTCTACTTATTGGTGGTATGGGCAGTTTGCTTGTACTATTAATAATGGCACGAAAAAAAAGAGCTACACGAGGTGCTTATAACCCAAGCTGTCTAGAGTATTGCAATTCTAGAGTTGAATTAGAAAATGTACTGAAACCACCACCGAAAGAACGacttatctaa
- the LOC113559831 gene encoding neurogenic locus Notch protein-like isoform X2: MRSIILIGMGIDYCSHAPCMMRGVCVPRQNKYHCICQPRYSGNNCEIDNGSPCAKHNNRCMYGLCEEIKYGEDFICYCDQGFTGKFCEIELSAHVCDNNPCRNNGTCKLTSGGKSYECSCAPGFKGDNCEININECLSSPCQHGGVCVDGVNNYTCACNKTGYKGINCETNINECEINPCFNQGVCFDNYGSYTCQCQLGFGGINCEIDLNECISNPCQNGGQCRDQVGTYTCRCALGFVGRNCEIDVDDCETAVCPTNSICVDGIASHSCHCKSGYTGVPPNCTEITVCSSHPCKNGGSCGLLSNGQFNCSCTSGFTGTFCEHGNIMTRSHADDVCVFMPCLNSGTCISQGSNYECKCPAGFTGQNCEMTMKCNADPCQHFVSCHDNIGGYYCECEPGWSGQQCNQRDPGNACNQNTCAHGGTCILLAGQADSFHCECPPGFTGQTCQIDIDECMSKPCLNGGICHDLINGFQCNCTNNYMGAYCQLPFDACTKNPSPCFNNGTCLHKTSSLNDYYCKCSPGFEGTNCEVNINECLMGTCPTGNVCIDGINTYECKCPEGYTGENCSKLLNDCQHRVCKNNSTCIESPDGYICRCMPGFTGINCDQDINECKVNKGICNYGICVNTNGSYQCFCRPGFSGNNCDIDFDECLSQPCYNGATCENKINGFNCICPLGYTGKVCSIDVDDCNSNPCLNGATCIDNIASFTCLCPIGLTGKLCETNIDDCESSPCQNMGLCIDKLNSYDCNCTNTGFEGNHCELNINDCVHNPCENNGTCIDEIKDYSCKCYVGYIGKNCEVDINDCESNPCQFGGTCLEHSNVSLYNQKDNNNLSAIFHQEFNYATANGFECLCLPGTTGIKCEIDINECESNLCHWGVCENRIGGYTCSCEDGYEGVYCEIKINECERFKPCDHGTCMDRRDGYYCDCIPKYGGKNCSVELFGCQDPQPCLNNGTCRPYLFDETEHRYNCTCPYGFHGHICDKLSITHNYADIALIIGSILPILLIGGMGSLLVLLIMARKKRATRGAYNPSCLEYCNSRVELENVLKPPPKERLI, encoded by the exons ATGCGGTCCATTATTTTAATCG GTATGGGTATTGACTATTGTTCTCATGCTCCTTGTATGATGCGTGGAGTATGTGTTCCTAGgcaaaataaataccattgtATCTGTCAACCTAGGTACTCTGGAAATAATTGTGAAATTGATAATg GATCCCCTTGTGCAAAACATAACAATCGTTGTATGTATGGTTTGtgtgaagaaataaaatatggtgaAGATTTTATATGCTATTGTGACCAAGGATTTACTG gtaAATTTTGTGAAATTGAATTATCTGCACATGTTTGTGATAACAATCCGTGTAGAAATAATGGCACATGTAAATTAACATCAGGAGGTAAAAGTTATGAATGCAGTTGTGCAccag GATTTAAAGGAGATAactgtgaaataaatattaatgaatgctTGTCAAGTCCTTGTCAACACGGAGGTGTGTGTGTTGAtggtgttaataattatacatgtgCATGTAATAAAACTgg ATATAAAGGAATAAATtgtgaaacaaatattaatgagtGTGAAATAAATCCATGTTTCAATCAGGGTGTATGTTTTGATAACTATGGAAGTTATACTTGCCAGTGTCAATTGGGATTTGGAGGAATCAATTGTgaaata gaTTTAAATGAATGTATATCAAATCCTTGTCAAAATGGTGGTCAGTGTAGAGATCAAGTTGGAACATATACATGTCGATGTGCTCTAGGTTTTGTAGGTAGAAATTGTGAAATTGATGTGGATGATTGTGAAACTGCTGTATGTCCAACAAACTCAATTTGTGTTGATGGTATAGCGTCACACTCGTGTCATTGTAAATCAGGATATActg GTGTTCCTCCTAATTGTACTGAAATAACAGTTTGTAGTAGCCATCCTTGTAAAAATGGAGGTTCATGTGGTTTATTGTCAAATGGCCAGTTTAATTGTTCATGTACATCAGGATTtacag gcACTTTTTGTGAGCATGGTAATATAATGACTCGTTCGCATGCTGATGATGTTTGTGTTTTCATGCCTTGTCTGAATTCTGGCACATGTATATCCCAAGGATCTAATTATGAATGTAAATGCCCTGCTGGCTTTACTGGTCAAAATTGTGAAATGACTATGAAATGTAATGCTGATCCCTGTCAGCATTTTGTGTCTTGTCATGATAAT ATTGGTGGGTACTATTGTGAATGTGAACCTGGTTGGTCTGGGCAACAATGTAATCAACGTGATCCTGGTAATGCTTGCAATCAAAACACTTGTGCTCATGGTGGCACTTGTATTCTATTAGCAGGACAAGCTGATAGTTTCCATTGTGAATGTCCCCCAGGGTTTactg gacAGACATGTCAAATAGATATTGATGAATGTATGTCCAAACCATGTTTAAACGGTGGAATATGTCATGATCTTATCAATGGTTTTCAATGTAATTGTACCAATAACTATATGGGTGCTTACTGTCAATTACCATTTGATGCTTGTACTAAAAATCCTAGCCCTTGTTTCAATAATGGTACTTGTTTACACAAAACTTCATCACTTAATGATTATTACTGCAAGTGTTCTCCAG ggtTTGAAGGTACAAATTGTGAAGTAAATATCAATGAATGTCTAATGGGAACTTGTCCAACTGGAAACGTTTGCATTGATGGTATTAATACTTATGAGTGCAAATGTCCTGAAGGATATACAGGagaaaattgttcaaaattattaaacgattGTCAACATCGTGtttgtaaaaacaattctaCTTGTATAGAGAGCCCAGATGGTTATATTTGTCGTTGCATGCCTGGATTTACAg gtattaattGTGATCAAGATATAAACGAATGCAAAGTTAACAAAGGAATATGCAACTATGGAATTTGTGTTAATACTAAtg ggAGTTATCAATGTTTTTGCCGTCCAGGATTTTCTGGTAACAACTGTGATATAGATTTTGATGAATGTTTGTCACAACCTTGTTATAATGGTGCTACTTgtgagaataaaattaatggttttaattgtatttgccCTCTGGGATATACTG gtaaagTTTGTAGTATTGATGTCGATGATTGTAACTCGAATCCTTGTTTAAATGGTGCTActtgtattgataatattgcATCTTTTACATGCTTGTGTCCAATTGGCTTAACAGGAAAACTCTGCGAAACAAATATTGATGACTGTGaa TCTTCCCCGTGTCAGAATATGGGGCTATGTATTGACAAACTTAACAGTTATGATTGTAATTGTACAAATACAGGATTTGAAG GAAATCACTGTGAGTTGAATATAAATGATTGTGTACATAACCCATGTGAGAATAATGGCACGTGTATAGATGAAATAAAAGACTATTCTTGCAAGTGTTATGTtggttatatag gaAAAAATTGTGAAGTTGATATAAATGATTGTGAAAGTAATCCTTGCCAATTTGGGGGCACGTGTCTTGAACATTCTAATGTATCTTTATACAATCAAAAAGATAACAATAACTTATCAGCTATATTTCACCAAGAGTTCAATTATGCTACAGCTAAtgg attTGAATGTTTATGTTTACCTGGTACAACAGGCATTAAGTGTGAAATTGATATTAATGAATGTGAAAGCAACCTATGCCATTGGGGAGTTTGTGAAAATAGAATCGGTGGTTATACATGTTCATGTGAAGATGGTTATGAAGGCGtatattgtgaaattaaaattaatgagtgTGAAAGATTCaa acCTTGTGATCACGGAACTTGCATGGATCGTCGTGATGGTTACTATTGTGATTGTATACCGAAATATGGTGGTAAAAATTGTTCTGTAGAGTTATTTGGATGTCAGGATCCACAACCATGTTTAAACAATGGTACTTGCAGACCATATTTGTTTGATGAGACCGAACATCGCTATAATTGTACTTGTCCATATGGATTTCATGGACATATATGTGATAAG CTGTCTATCACTCACAACTATGCAGATATAGCTTTAATTATCGGCTCAATATTACCTATTCTACTTATTGGTGGTATGGGCAGTTTGCTTGTACTATTAATAATGGCACGAAAAAAAAGAGCTACACGAGGTGCTTATAACCCAAGCTGTCTAGAGTATTGCAATTCTAGAGTTGAATTAGAAAATGTACTGAAACCACCACCGAAAGAACGacttatctaa
- the LOC113560106 gene encoding gastrula zinc finger protein XlCGF71.1-like codes for MAHLWTHIDKNTYLCNVCGKRFTNNSELKIHRQNHKGEKPYLCKICNKSYVQNSSLTVHHRIHTGEKPYQCKVCEKSFIHSSSLTVHRRVHTGEKPYQCEVCEKLFAQSSSLTVHRRIHTGEKPYKCKVCEKTFTHNSSLTVHRRIHTGEKPYKCDSCEKLFAHNNSLKAHIFHWHTREKPYLCYICGKSFSHSNNLIAHQRIHINWFL; via the coding sequence ATGGCACATCTGTGGACACATATAGACAAGAACACGTATCTGTGCAACGTTTGTGGTAAGAGGTTCACCAATAATAGTGAGTTGAAAATCCATAGACAAAATCACAAGGGAGAAAAGCCATACTTGTGTAAAATTTGCAACAAATCGTACGTTCAAAATAGTAGTCTGACGGTCCACCACCGAATTCATACAGGAGAAAAGCCATACCAGTGCAAAGTTTGCGAAAAATCATTCATTCATAGCAGTAGTCTGACGGTCCACCGCCGAGTTCACACGGGAGAGAAGCCATACCAGTGCGAAGTTTGTGAAAAATTGTTCGCTCAAAGTAGTAGTCTAACGGTTCACCGCCGAATTCACACTGGGGAGAAGCCATACAAGTGCAAAGTTTGCGAAAAAACGTTCACTCATAACAGTAGTCTAACGGTCCACCGCCGAATTCACACGGGAGAAAAGCCATACAAATGTGACTCGTGTGAAAAATTATTCGCTCATAACAATAGTCTGAAAGCACATATTTTCCATTGGCATACAAGAGAAAAACCATACTTGTGCTACATTTGCGGTAAATCCTTCAGTCATTCTAATAATCTTATAGCACATCAGAGGATTCACATTAACTGGTTTTTATGA